One region of Bradyrhizobium betae genomic DNA includes:
- a CDS encoding hybrid sensor histidine kinase/response regulator, with translation MDDLLREFLTETSESLDTVDNQLVKFEQEPNNAKILDNIFRLVHTIKGTCGFLGLPRLEALAHAGETLMDKFRCGMPVTAAAVTLILASIDRIKEILAGLEATEAEPEGNDRDLIDKLEAMVVQGMAAMSASASPIASGSAQPMPAAAAAAPVAEAPPLVPEAPAAAAPAPAKEMTSGTLIDQTLERPLRPGEVSLDELERAFRETPIEAPAPVAEVKAEPAAEAPAPVAKEVVKEAKAPNEKASNEKAPKEKAAPKKSAADEAAGEGDRVANQSIRVNVDTLEHLMTMVSELVLTRNQLLEISRRNEDTEFKVPLQRLSNVTAELQEGVMKTRMQPIGNAWQKLPRIVRDLSSELGKQIDLEMHGADTELDRQVLDLIKDPLTHMVRNSADHGLETPAERLANGKGEQGTIRLSAYHEGGHIIICIADNGRGLNTDKIKTKAISSGLVTEAELEKMSEAQIHKFIFAPGFSTAAAITSVSGRGVGMDVVRTNIDQIGGTIDIKSVAGEGSSVTIKIPLTLAIVSALIVEAAGDRFAIPQLSVVELVRARANSEHRIERIKDTAVLRLRNKLLPLIHLKKLLKIDDGAVSDPENGFIVVTQVGSQTFGIVVDGVFHTEEIVVKPMSTKLRHIDMFSGNTILGDGAVIMIIDPNGIAKALGAAGSSAHDMANENGAHHIGSGEQTTSLLVFRAGSSQPKAVPLGLVTRLEELPADKIEFSNGRYMVQYREQLMPLVAMESVTIASQGAQPILVFSDDGRSMGLVVDEIIDIVEERLNIEVGGASQGILGSAVIKGQATEVIDVGHFLPMAFSDWFTRKEMKPSMHSQSVLLVDDSAFFRNMLAPVLKAAGYRVRTAPTAQEGLAALRAQTFDVVLTDIEMPDMNGFEFAETIRSDSNLGAMPIIGLSALVSPAAIERGRQAGFHDYVAKFDRPGLIAALKEQTAGAAGASELNRAAA, from the coding sequence ATGGATGATCTGTTGCGGGAGTTTTTGACGGAGACCAGTGAAAGCCTGGACACCGTCGACAATCAGCTGGTGAAGTTCGAGCAGGAGCCGAACAACGCCAAGATCCTGGATAACATCTTCCGTCTGGTCCACACCATCAAGGGCACCTGCGGCTTCCTCGGACTGCCGCGGCTGGAAGCGCTGGCGCATGCCGGCGAGACGCTGATGGACAAATTCCGCTGCGGCATGCCGGTGACGGCGGCGGCGGTGACTTTGATCCTCGCCTCGATCGACCGGATCAAGGAGATCCTGGCGGGCCTCGAGGCGACCGAAGCCGAACCCGAGGGCAACGACCGCGATCTCATCGACAAGCTGGAGGCGATGGTCGTGCAGGGCATGGCGGCAATGTCAGCGTCGGCTTCGCCGATCGCGTCAGGCTCGGCGCAGCCGATGCCGGCTGCTGCAGCTGCTGCTCCCGTTGCGGAAGCGCCGCCGCTGGTGCCGGAAGCGCCGGCCGCCGCTGCGCCTGCGCCCGCAAAGGAGATGACCTCGGGCACGCTGATCGACCAGACTTTGGAGCGTCCGCTGCGTCCGGGCGAAGTGTCGCTCGACGAGCTCGAGCGCGCCTTCCGTGAGACCCCGATCGAAGCGCCGGCCCCCGTTGCCGAGGTCAAGGCCGAGCCCGCCGCTGAAGCGCCGGCGCCGGTTGCCAAGGAGGTCGTCAAGGAAGCCAAGGCCCCCAACGAAAAGGCCTCCAACGAAAAGGCGCCCAAGGAAAAGGCCGCGCCGAAGAAGTCGGCGGCCGACGAGGCCGCAGGCGAGGGCGACCGCGTCGCCAACCAGTCGATCCGCGTCAACGTGGATACGCTGGAACATCTGATGACCATGGTCTCCGAGCTGGTGCTGACCCGCAACCAGCTGCTGGAGATCTCCCGCCGCAACGAGGACACCGAGTTCAAGGTGCCGTTGCAGCGCCTGTCCAACGTCACCGCCGAGCTGCAGGAAGGCGTCATGAAGACGCGCATGCAGCCGATCGGCAATGCCTGGCAGAAGCTGCCCCGCATCGTCCGCGACCTCTCGAGCGAACTCGGCAAGCAGATCGATCTGGAGATGCACGGCGCCGACACCGAGCTCGACCGCCAGGTGCTCGACCTGATCAAGGACCCGCTCACCCACATGGTGCGCAACTCCGCCGACCATGGCCTCGAGACCCCGGCCGAGCGGCTGGCGAACGGCAAGGGCGAGCAGGGCACCATCCGCCTGTCCGCCTATCACGAGGGCGGCCACATCATCATCTGCATCGCCGACAACGGCCGCGGCCTCAACACCGACAAGATCAAGACCAAGGCGATCTCCTCCGGTCTCGTCACCGAGGCCGAGCTCGAGAAGATGAGCGAAGCCCAGATCCACAAGTTCATCTTCGCGCCGGGCTTCTCGACCGCGGCCGCCATCACCTCGGTCTCCGGCCGCGGCGTCGGCATGGACGTGGTCCGCACCAATATCGACCAGATCGGCGGCACCATCGACATCAAGTCGGTGGCCGGCGAGGGCTCCTCGGTCACCATCAAGATCCCGCTGACGCTCGCCATCGTCTCCGCGCTGATCGTGGAAGCCGCCGGCGACCGCTTTGCGATCCCGCAGCTCTCGGTGGTCGAGCTCGTCCGTGCCCGCGCCAACTCGGAGCACCGCATCGAGCGCATCAAGGACACCGCGGTGCTTCGGCTGCGCAACAAGCTGCTGCCGCTGATCCATCTGAAGAAGCTCCTGAAGATCGACGACGGCGCCGTCTCCGATCCCGAGAACGGCTTCATCGTGGTGACGCAAGTCGGCAGCCAGACCTTCGGCATCGTCGTCGACGGCGTGTTCCACACCGAAGAAATCGTGGTCAAGCCGATGTCGACGAAGCTGCGTCACATCGACATGTTCTCCGGCAACACTATCCTGGGCGATGGCGCAGTCATCATGATCATCGACCCCAACGGCATTGCCAAGGCACTCGGCGCCGCCGGCTCCTCGGCCCATGACATGGCCAACGAGAACGGCGCGCATCATATCGGAAGCGGCGAGCAGACCACCTCGCTGCTGGTGTTCCGCGCCGGCTCCAGCCAGCCCAAGGCGGTCCCGCTCGGGCTCGTCACCCGCCTGGAAGAGCTCCCCGCCGACAAGATCGAGTTCTCCAACGGCCGCTACATGGTGCAGTACCGCGAGCAGCTGATGCCGCTCGTCGCCATGGAGAGCGTCACCATTGCAAGCCAGGGCGCGCAGCCGATCCTGGTGTTCTCCGATGACGGCCGCTCCATGGGCCTCGTCGTCGACGAGATCATCGACATCGTCGAGGAGCGGCTCAACATCGAGGTCGGCGGCGCCAGCCAGGGCATCCTGGGCTCGGCCGTGATCAAGGGCCAGGCCACCGAAGTGATCGACGTCGGCCACTTCCTGCCGATGGCGTTCTCCGACTGGTTCACCCGCAAGGAGATGAAGCCGTCGATGCACTCGCAGTCGGTGCTGCTGGTCGACGACTCCGCGTTCTTCCGCAACATGCTGGCACCCGTGCTCAAGGCCGCCGGCTACCGCGTCCGCACCGCGCCGACCGCGCAGGAGGGCCTGGCTGCGCTCCGCGCGCAAACCTTCGACGTGGTCCTGACCGACATCGAGATGCCCGATATGAACGGGTTCGAGTTCGCCGAGACCATCCGCTCCGACAGCAATCTGGGCGCGATGCCGATCATCGGCCTCTCCGCGCTGGTGTCGCCGGCGGCGATCGAGCGCGGCCGTCAGGCCGGCTTCCACGACTATGTCGCCAAGTTCGACCGTCCCGGTCTGATCGCGGCGCTCAAGGAACAGACCGCGGGTGCCGCCGGCGCCTCCGAGCTGAACCGGGCAGCGGCGTAA
- a CDS encoding chemotaxis protein CheW gives MTKKTQSAEGAMVEYVTAMIGGQLFGLPISRVQDVFMPERVTRVPLSSREIAGVLNLRGRIVTVVDMRARLGLPKPEDGKTPMAVGVDLRGESYGLLIDQIGEVLRLAEDGKEENPVNLDPGMAKFAGGVHRLDGQLMVVLDVDRVLELKTEVQLAA, from the coding sequence ATGACCAAGAAGACCCAGTCCGCCGAAGGCGCCATGGTCGAATACGTCACCGCGATGATCGGCGGCCAGCTGTTCGGGCTGCCGATCTCCCGCGTCCAGGACGTGTTCATGCCCGAGCGCGTCACCCGCGTTCCCCTGTCCTCGCGCGAGATCGCCGGCGTGCTGAACCTGCGCGGCCGCATCGTCACCGTGGTCGACATGCGCGCCCGGCTCGGCCTGCCCAAGCCCGAGGACGGCAAGACCCCGATGGCGGTCGGCGTCGACCTGCGCGGTGAATCCTATGGCTTGCTGATCGACCAGATCGGCGAAGTGCTGCGTCTCGCCGAGGACGGCAAGGAAGAGAACCCCGTCAACCTCGACCCCGGCATGGCGAAATTCGCCGGCGGCGTTCATCGCCTCGACGGACAGCTCATGGTCGTCCTCGACGTCGACCGCGTCCTCGAGCTCAAGACCGAAGTGCAATTGGCTGCCTGA
- a CDS encoding response regulator, translating to MKTCLVVDDSSIVRKVARRIVEALGFQVIEAEDGVEALVHCKKAMPEAILLDWNMPVMDGFQFLGTLRRMPGGEEPMVVFCTTETGIDHITRAMGGGANEYIMKPFDKDIVMAKFQEVGLIALGEETAA from the coding sequence ATGAAGACGTGTTTGGTGGTTGACGATTCCAGCATCGTGCGCAAGGTCGCGCGTCGTATCGTCGAAGCGCTGGGCTTTCAGGTCATCGAAGCGGAAGACGGCGTCGAGGCGCTGGTTCACTGCAAGAAGGCGATGCCGGAAGCCATCCTGCTCGACTGGAACATGCCGGTCATGGACGGATTCCAGTTCCTCGGCACGCTGCGCCGCATGCCCGGCGGCGAGGAGCCCATGGTCGTGTTCTGCACCACAGAGACCGGTATCGACCACATCACGCGTGCGATGGGCGGCGGTGCGAACGAATACATCATGAAGCCGTTCGACAAGGACATCGTGATGGCGAAGTTCCAGGAAGTGGGGCTGATTGCGCTCGGCGAAGAAACTGCTGCCTGA
- a CDS encoding CheR family methyltransferase yields MNPTEYEYLRKFLKDSSGLDLSADKQYLIESRLLPLARKAGLSGIGELVPKLQAGSSALIGSVVEAMTTNETFFFRDKVPFDHFRDTIMPEVIKARAGKRSVRIWCAAGSSGQEPYSLAMCLKEMGAALTGWRVEIIATDLSQEVLEKAKSGIYSQFEVQRGLPIQMLMKYFKQNGETWQINPELRAMIQHRQLNLLHDFAQLGTFDVIFCRNVLIYFDQDTKINIFNRLARQIEPDGFLVLGAAETVVGLTDTFRPLPEKRGLYKPNDPRAAAAKPAGAGAAPPRIAVMAGR; encoded by the coding sequence GTGAACCCGACCGAGTACGAGTACCTGCGTAAGTTTCTGAAGGATAGTTCCGGTCTCGACCTGTCTGCTGACAAGCAGTATCTGATCGAAAGCCGCTTGCTGCCGCTCGCGCGGAAGGCTGGACTCTCCGGCATCGGCGAACTCGTGCCAAAGCTTCAGGCCGGCTCGAGCGCGCTGATCGGCAGCGTGGTCGAGGCCATGACCACCAACGAGACCTTCTTCTTCCGCGACAAGGTCCCGTTCGATCATTTCCGCGACACCATCATGCCCGAGGTGATCAAGGCGCGCGCCGGCAAACGCAGCGTGCGCATCTGGTGTGCCGCCGGCTCGAGCGGGCAGGAGCCGTATTCGCTGGCGATGTGCCTGAAGGAGATGGGCGCGGCCCTCACCGGCTGGCGCGTCGAAATCATCGCGACCGACCTGTCGCAGGAGGTGCTGGAGAAGGCCAAGTCCGGCATCTACAGCCAGTTCGAAGTGCAGCGCGGGCTGCCGATCCAGATGCTGATGAAATATTTCAAGCAGAACGGCGAGACCTGGCAGATCAATCCCGAGCTGCGGGCCATGATCCAGCACCGGCAGCTCAACCTGCTGCACGATTTCGCCCAGCTCGGCACGTTCGACGTCATCTTCTGCCGCAACGTGCTGATCTATTTCGACCAGGACACCAAGATCAACATCTTCAACCGCCTGGCACGCCAGATCGAGCCCGACGGCTTCCTGGTGCTCGGTGCGGCGGAGACCGTGGTCGGCCTGACCGACACGTTCCGGCCGCTCCCTGAAAAGCGCGGCCTCTACAAGCCGAACGACCCGCGTGCGGCCGCGGCCAAGCCGGCTGGCGCCGGTGCCGCGCCGCCGCGCATCGCGGTGATGGCAGGACGATAA